From a single Rutidosis leptorrhynchoides isolate AG116_Rl617_1_P2 chromosome 5, CSIRO_AGI_Rlap_v1, whole genome shotgun sequence genomic region:
- the LOC139849532 gene encoding uncharacterized protein encodes MFLFSLITPHAGLGDAEKKSFWELLDEVVRGCPADHRLIIGGDLNGHIGVEAEGYEGAHGGFGFGPRNEEGRSILEFAIAHELVVANSFFKKRDAQLATFHSGGRSTQIDVLLLRKGELRTCRDCKVLPFLTCSSQHRLLVMDLVTRGRVGRRARAVQPRILWKNLYGANAETFRAIVVNRLSVEEDYVAPTDAYQIWNRMASTIRDVAKETLGVAIGTSRAHKSRRESWWLSDDVQSKVALKQTRFRELITLGEGTPEERTRVEERYKEAKREAKKVVAIAKDKAYEDLHRKLDSKEGANDIYRIAKARERGRRDLGNIKYIKDVAGQSIVREDLIRKRWEEYFASLFGRGRPERNGEPTRFRSFKTTVSARGLIRRKLDWPYERWGETKQ; translated from the coding sequence atgttcctttttagccttatcacaccTCATGCGGGTTTAGGTGATGCAGAAAAGAAGAGTTTTTGGGAATTGTTAGATGAGGTGGTGAGGGGGTGCCCAGCCGACCATCGACTGATTATAGGTGGTGATCTGAATGGACATATAGGAGTGGAGGCAGAAGGTTATGAGGGAGCCCATGGTGGCTTTGGGTTTGGTCCTAGAAATGAAGAGGGGCGCTCAATTCTTGAGTTTGCCATTGCCCACGAGTTGGTGGTAGCAAACTCTTTCTTCAAGAAGAGGGATGCTCAGTTAGCCACATTCCATAGCGGGGGTCGCAGCACCCAGATTGACGTTTTGCTTCTTCGTAAAGGGGAACTTAGGACATGTAGGGACTGTAAGGTCCTTCCATTTTTGACGTGCTCCTCCCAGCATAGATTGCTGGTCATGGACCTAGTCACTAGGGGAAGAGTTGGCAGGAGGGCTAGGGCTGTACAACCTAGAATCCTTTGGAAGAACCTCTATGGAGCTAATGCGGAGACTTTTAGAGCGATTGTTGTTAATAGATTGAGTGTAGAAGAGGATTACGTTGCCCCTACAGACGCATACCAGATATGGAATCGCATGGCGTCCACTATCAGAGATGTGGCAAAAGAGACCTTAGGAGTGGCTATAGGGACATCGAGAGCCCATAAGAGTAGAAGAGAGTCGTGGTGGCTTAGTGACGATGTCCAATCGAAAGTCGCGTTAAAGCAGACGAGGTTTAGGGAACTCATTACTCTTGGAGAAGGGACACCTGAAGAGAGAACTAGGGTAGAAGAAagatataaagaagctaaaagagaagctaagaaggtCGTAGCAATTGCAAAAGACAAAGCATATGAAGACTTACATAGGAAACTAGACTCTAAAGAGGGAGCTAATGACATATAtaggatagccaaagctagggagcgaGGAAGGAGGGACTTAGGTAACATCAAATATATCAAGGATGTAGCAGGTCAAAGTATAGTGAGAGAAGACcttattaggaaaagatgggaagaatATTTTGCATCCCTTTTCGGTAGGGGAAGACCAGAGCGGAACGGTGAACCCACGAGGTTCCGGAGTTTCAAAACAACTGTTTCTGCACGAGGATTAATCAGGAGGAAGTTAGATTGgccctacgaaagatggggagaaacaaagcagtag